In Vicugna pacos chromosome 10, VicPac4, whole genome shotgun sequence, the following proteins share a genomic window:
- the LOC102534706 gene encoding secretoglobin family 1D member-like has translation MRLSLTVLLVTLALCCYEANAVVCPSFAVDNAAFLWVPDLLYRARLQTYSAPREAVEAKMQVKQCVNGFSTGNKLQIWKALVKILLKCGYEDFQKLLSFVF, from the exons ATGAGGCTGTCCCTGACCGTCCTGCTGGTCACTCTGGCCCTTTGCTGCTATGAGG CCAATGCAGTTGTCTGTCCATCTTTTGCTGTTGATAATGCAGCCTTCCTCTGGGTACCTGACTTACTGTACAGGGCACGACTTCAGACATATTCAGCGCCTAGAGAAGCTGTTGAGGCCAAGATGCAAGTGAAGCAATGCGTGAATGGCTTCTCCACAGGAAACAAACTGCAAATTTGGAAAGCATtg gtGAAAATACTGCTAAAGTGTGGTTACGAAGATTTTCAAAAACTTCTATCCTTTGTCTTCTGA